Part of the Propioniciclava sp. MC1595 genome is shown below.
ACGAAGATCCTCGGCACCGGGCGGCTCATGACCGCGACGGTCGACCTGAGCCGCCGGGCCCGGGTGGGCCAGTCCCCCGCCGACGGCGCCCAGGCGATCATCGCCGCGGCCGTCGGGCTCTCCGCGCTGGGTGGCGGCAGCGGCTACCTGGGCCCCACCGGCATGCTGGCCGGACCGGTGGGCGCGGCCCGTCCGCCGCGGGCCCTCGCCGACCCGGGGCTGCGCGAGGCCTGGTGGACGGCCCTGTGCGAGCACGCGGGCGTCCCCACCGACTGGCGCTGACTACAGGCCGCGGTAACGCCCCTGCTGGTGGACCAGCGGCGCCTGTTCGGTGAGCTCGACGTGCTCCAGGACGCCGACCACCTCGGTCGACCAGCCGAGCTCGCGCGTCGACTCCAGCCGGACGCCGACCCACGACCGGCCGGCCAGCACCGGCCCCCACGCCGTGTCGTCGAACGCGGCGAGGCGGAACAGCCCGCCCGGCGCCGGCGCCAACCCCGCGAACGCCTCGGCCAGGCCGTGGTCGCCCTCCGCGAGCAGCGTGACGGCGAAGGTCTCCCCCAGCCCCAGGGCGAGGTCGGAGTCGGGGTCGACCAGCCCCAGCATCCGGGCGGGCTCGCCGAGCGCGACCAGCACCGAGCTGACCGTGAGCCCGACCCTCGCCGGTCCCGTCCCGCTCGCCCACAGCGTCACCGGCGCCACCAGGCGGCCGCGGAGCCGACGCGCGGCGTCCCGCTGCTCGGGAGGGGTCGCGAACGGGTGCGAGGAGTGGATGGTCACCGGGCCACCCTAACCGGAACGCCCCGGCATGCCGAAGGGGGCACCGGAGAGATCCGGTGCCCCCTGCGGGTGCGAGTCAGGCAGTGCCTGGGTCAGGCGCGGGTCGCCCCGTTGCCAGCCACGACCGGGACAGTCTGGCTGCTGACCTTGTTGAGGGCCCAGCCCAGGATGATCAGCGTGAGGCCGACGCCGATGGCGAAGAGGCAGACGCCGTAGGACAGGACGGAGGTGAACAGCGACGCACGGAGGAACGAGCCGTTCATGACCGAGGTGCGCTGCTTGGTGAGCTCGTCGGCCTTGGCGGTGTCTCGGGCGGCTCAACTCCTTGAGCCTCGGACCGGTGAAAACTGTACTACTACCTCTCGTAGCACAACAAGTCGATACCCCCCGGGGGTGTGCAACAAGACGGTAACAGGCCCGCACCCCCTTGTCGGGGATGCGGGCCTGTTGAGCCTGACGCGGCCTAGATCACTTGAGGATCTTGGTCACGTTGCCGGCGCCGACGGTGCGGCCGCCCTCGCGGATGGCGAACTTCAGCGCCTCCTCCATGGCGATCGGCTTGTTCAGGTGGACGGTCATGGAGGTGTTGTCACCAGGCATGACCATCTCGGTGCCCTCGGGCAGCTGAACGACACCGGTCACGTCGGTGGTGCGGAAGTAGAACTGCGGGCTGTAGTTCGAGAAGAACGGCTTGTGACGGCCACCCTCCTCCTTGTTCAGCACGTAGACCTGGGCCTCGAAGTCGGTGTGCGGGGTGACCGAACCCGGCTTGCAGACGACCATGCCGCGCTCGACGTCGTCCTTCTTGGTGCCGCGGAGCAGCAGGCCGACGTTCTCGCCCGCGCGACCCTCGTCGAGGATCTTGCGGAACATCTCGACACCGGTGATGGTCGAGGTCTGCTTGGTCTCGCGGATGCCGATGATGTCGACGGTCTCACCGGTGCGGACGATGCCGCGCTCGATACGACCGGTGACGACGGTGCCACGACCGGTGATCGTGAAGACGTCCTCGACGGGCATCAGGAAGGGCTTGTCGGTGTCGCGCTCCGGCTGCGGGATGTACTCGTCCACAGCGTCCATGAGCTCGACGATCGAGTCGGCCCACTTCTCGTCACCGTTCATCGCCGGGAAGGCGGCGACGCGGACGATGGGCAGGTTGTCGCCGTCGAACTCCTGGGCCGACAGCAGCTCGCGCATCTCCATCTCGACGAGCTCGATGAGCTCCTCGTCGTCGACCATGTCGCACTTGTTGAGGGCGACGACGATCGCGGGGACGCCGACCTGGCGGGCCAGCAGGATGTGCTCGCGGGTCTGGGCCATCGGGCCGTCGGTCGCCGCGACCACGAGGATCGCGCCGTCCATCTGGGCGGCACCGGTGATCATGTTCTTGACGTAGTCAGCGTGACCGGGGCAGTCGACGTGCGCGTAGTGGCGCTTCTCGGTCTGGTACTCGACGTGCGAGATCGAGATCGTGATACCGCGCTGGCGCTCCTCCGGAGCCTTGTCGATCTGGTCGAAGGCCGACACAGCGTTCAGCTCGGGGTAACGGTCGTGGAGCACCTTCGTAATCGCCGCCGTGAGCGTGGTCTTGCCGTGGTCGACGTGCCCGATGGTGCCGATGTTGCAGTGCGGCTTGGTCCGCTCAAACTTGGCCTTTGCCACTGGGGCTCCTCCTGGGATCTTCCGCCACGCTGTCTGCGGGGCGTGCTTTTCACCTCGCCGGTTGCGAGGCAAGTACTTGGGACGGCCGCGTGGGCATGGTGCTCACGCGACAACCTTCGCAATCCTATCGTTCGCGCGCGTCAGGTCAAAACCCGCGGCGCAAGTGGGCGGCCGGCCGCACCCGCGGCGTCCATCACCCCTAGACAGGACGCCGTGGGCCCCGCAACCAACCGGTTGCGGGGCCCACGATGAGTCAGGCGCGGGACGAGCGTCACTCGTTGCTGCCGCCGCGGCCCTTCTCGATGATCTCGTCGGCCACCGACTTCGGGGTCTCGCCGTAGGAGTGGAACTCCATGGCGTAGGAGGCTTGGCCCGAGGTCTTCGAGCGCAGGTCACCGACGTAGCCGAACATCTCCGACAGCGGCACCAGGGCGCGGACGATCTGGTTGCCGTGGGCCTCCTCCATGCCCTGGACGGCGCCACGGCGGGAGTTGAGGTCACCGATCACGGTGCCGAGGTAGTCGTCGGGGGTGGTGACCTCGACGGCCATCAGCGGCTCGAGCAGGGCCGGGTCGGCCTTGCGGGCGGCCTCCTTGAAGACCATCGAACCGGCGATCTTGAAGGCGAGCTCGGAGGAGTCGACGTCGTGGTAGGCGCCGTCGAGCAGCGTCACCTTGATGTCCTCGACCGGGTAGCCGCCCAGCGGACCGAAGGCCATGGCCTCCTGGATGCCCTGGTCGACCGCGGGGATGTACTCGCGCGGGATGCGGCCCCCGGTGACGGCGTTGACGAACTCGTAGCCCGCGCCGGCCTCCTGCGGCTCCAGCGAGATGATGACCTTGCCGTACTGGCCCGAACCACCCGACTGCTTCTTGTGGGTGTACTCGACCTTCTCCACCGGGCGGCGGAGGGTCTCGCGGTAGGCCACCTGCGGCTTGCCGATGTTGGCCTCGACCTTGAACTCGCGGCGCATGCGGTCGATCAGCACCTCGAGGTGCAGCTCGCCCATGCCGGCGATGATGGTCTGGCCGGTCTCCTCGTCGGTGTGGACCCGGAAGGTCGGGTCCTCCTCCGCGAGGCGCTGGATGGCCATGGAGAGCTTCTCCTGGTCGGACTTGGTCTTCGGCTCGATCGCCTGCTCGATGACGGGGTTCGGGAACTCCATCGACTCGAGGATGATCGGGGCGGCCGGGTCGCAGAGGGTCTCACCGGTGGTGGTGTCCTTCAGGCCCATGACCGCGCAGATCATGCCGGCGCCGATCTCGTCGATCTCCTCACGCTTGTTGGCGTGCATCTGGTAGATCTTGCCGATCCGCTCCTTCTTGCCCTTCGTGGCGTTGAGCACCTGCATGCCCGACTTGAGGGTGCCGGAGTAGATGCGCACGTAGGTGAGGCGACCCAGGTGCGGGTCCGCGGCGATCTTGAACGCGAGCAGCGACAGCGGCTCCTCGTTGCTGGGCTGGCGCTCGAGCTTGACGGTCTCGTCACCGGGCTTGAAGCCGTCGATGGCGGGGATGTCCAGCGGCGAGGGCAGGTAGTCGATGACCGCGTCCAGCATCGGCTGCACGCCCTTGTTCTTGAAGGACGTGCCGCAGACGACCGCGGTGAACTTCGAGGCCAGGACGCCGCGGCGGATGGCCGCCTTGATCGTCGGGACGTCGATCTCCTCGCCCGAGTCCTCGGCCAGCAGCCAGGTCTCGGCGAAGTCGTCGTCGTTGTCGGCCAGCACCTGGATGAGCTCCTCGCGGGCCTCCTGGGCGCGGTCGACCATGTCGGCCGGGATCTCCTCGACGGTGTAGTCCTCACCGATCTTGGTCTCGCCGCGCCACATGAGGGCGCGCATGCCGACCAGGTCGATGACGCCCTGGAAGTTGGCCTCCGAGCCGACGGGCAGCTGGATGACGGCGGCGGTCGCGTTCAGGCGCTCGCGGATCGTCTTGACGACGAAGTCGAACGAGGCGCCGGTGCGGTCGAGCTTGTTGACGTAGCAGATGCGCGGGACGCCGTACTTGTTGGCCTGGCGCCACACGGTCTGGCTCTGCGGCTCCACGCCGGCCACACCGTCGAACACGGTGACGGCACCGTCGAGGACGCGCAGCGAGCGCTCGACCTCGACCGTGAAGTCGACGTGGCCGGGGGTGTCGATGATGTTGATCTGGTGGTCGTGCCAGAAGCACGTCGTCGCGGCGGACGTGATGGTGATGCCGCGCTCCTGCTCCTGCTCCATCCAGTCCATCGTCGCCGAGCCCTCGTGGGTCTCACCGATCTTGTAGTTGATGCCGGTGTAGTACAGGATGCGCTCGGTCGTGGTGGTCTTGCCCGCGTCGATGTGGGCCATGATGCCGATGTTGCGGACCTTGGCCAGGTTGGTCTTGATGTCAATGGCCACGGGTGGTTTCCCCTCTTGTTACGTGTTGTTCGTGTTCGACTCGGGACAGGCATGAAGCTCCCTCCCGCCCGGAGGCGGGAGAGAGCTTCAAGAGATCACCAGCGGTAGTGCGCGAAGGCGCGGTTCGCCTCGGCCATCTTGTGGGTGTCCTCGCGCTTCTTCACGCTGGCACCCAGACCGTTGCTCGCGTCCAGCAGCTCGTTCATGAGGCGCTCGGTCATGGTCTTCTCGCGACGCTGGCGCGAGTAGCTGACGAGCCAGCGCATCGCGAGCGTGGTCGCGCGGGCGGGCTTCACCTCGACCGGGACCTGGTAGGTGGCACCACCGACGCGGCGGGACTTGACCTCGACCGCGGGGCGGATGTTGTCCAGGGCCTTCTTGAGGGTCTGCACGGGGTCAACGCCGGTCTTGGCCCGCGTCCCCTCGAGAGCGCCGTAGACGATGTTCTGGGCGGTGGTCTTCTTGCCCTGGAGCAGGATCTTGCTCACGAGCTGGGAGACCAGCGGCGAACCGTAGACCGGGTCGACGACAATCGGCCGCTTGGGGGCCGGACCCTTGCGAGGCATTACTTCTCCTTCTTCGCGCCGTAGCGGCTGCGGGCCTGCTTGCGGTTCTTGACACCCTGGGTGTCGAGGGAACCGCGGACGATCTTGTACCGGACACCCGGGAGGTCCTTCACACGGCCGCCGCGCACGAGCACCATCGAGTGCTCCTGCAGGTTGTGGCCCACACCGGGGATGTACGCGGTGACCTCGATGCCCGAGGACAGGCGCACACGAGCGACCTTGCGAAGGGCCGAGTTCGGCTTCTTCGGGGTCGTGGTGTACACACGCGTGCACACGCCACGGCGCTGGGGCGAGCCCTTGAGCGCGGGGGTGTTGCTGGACGACTTCTTGTCAGTGCGGCCCTTGCGGACCAGCTGCTGGATTGTGGGCACCGGCTGGTATTCCTTCGTTCGAGTTGTTCTGGTCCCCCGTCAGGGGCACCAAAGCGTGGCGCACGGGGAACCTGGCGCGAGCGCAACAGGGCTCTTCGCGAGTCCCGAGGATCCTCGTGGGGTTCGTGCCCGCCGGCCACTCCAGATGGGGGCGCCGCGGCGTGCACGGATGGTTCGGTTGCCCGAACACAACGACAAAGACTAGTGGTAGACCATGGGGCGGGTCAAAAGAGCGACCCGGGGCCCCTGGCCATGACTAGCCGAAGAACGTTGGGACCCACCCTACCCTGCCGCGGCCCAGCGCCCAATTCGAGGAGCAACCGGACGCCGCGGGCCCGGCCCGCACTCCCCCGGCCCGGACGCGAGGGGGCCCCGCACACCTGCGTGCGCGGGGCCCCCCTCGACCTCGAATCAGGTCAGCTGAAGTCACCCAGGTCGAAGTCGTCGCTCGGCATGACCGGCGCGGTGCCGGCGATGTCGTAGTCGTACGGGTCGTAGCTGAGGTCGTACGCCGCGGCGCGGGCCTCGGCGGTCGGCTCCACCCGGATGTTGCGGTAGCGGTCGAGACCGGTACCGGCCGGGATCAGCTTGCCCAGGATGACGTTCTCCTTGAGGCCGACCAGGGAGTCCGACTTGGCCTGGATGGCCGCGTCGGTCAGGACCTTGGTCGTCTCCTGGAAGGACGCCGCCGACAGCCAGCTCTCGGTGGCCAGCGACGCCTTGGTGATGCCCATGAGGACCGGGCGGCCCTGCGCCGGGGTGCGACCCTCGGTGAGCGCCTTGCGGTTCTCGGACTCGAACAGGCTCCGGTCGACCAGGTCACCCGGGAGGATGGCCGTGTCGCCCGACTCGATGACCGTCACCCGGCGCAGCATCTGGCGGATGATGATCTCGATGTGCTTGTCGTGGATCGGCGCGCCCTGCGTCGCGTACACCGCCTGGACCTCGGCCACGAGGTGCTCCTGCACCCGGCGGAGTCCGTTGACGCGCAGGATGTCCTGCGGGTCGAGCGTGCCCGCCCACAGCTGCTGGCCGGCCTCGACGTGGTCGCCGTCGCCGATGGAGTGCTTCACCATCGACGCGTCCTCCCACTCCAGGCGCACGCGGCGCGGCAGCGGGTACTCCAGGTCCTCCTCGCCGTCGTCGCGGACGATGACCAGCTTGCGCGTGCGGTCCCCGTCCTCGATGCGGACGCGGCCGGCGGCCTCGGCGATCGGGGCCTTGCCCTTGGGCGTCCGGGCCTCGAAGAGCTCACCGACACGCGGCAGGCCCTGCGTGATGTCGTCACCGGCCACACCACCGGTGTGGAAGGTGCGCATCGTCAGCTGGGTGCCGGGCTCACCGATGGACTGGGCGGCGACGATACCGACGGCCTCGCCCACGTCGACCAGCTTGCCGGAGGCCAGCGAACGGCCGTAGCACATGGCGCAGGTGCCCAGGGCCGACTGGCAGGTCAGCACGGAGCGCACCTTGACCTCGGTGATGCCCGCCTCGATGAGGCGGGTGATCTCGACGTCACCCAGGTCGACGCCCGCGGAGAGCAGGACCTCGCCCTTGGCGTCGGTCACGTCGGAGGCCAGCGTCCGCGCGTAGACCGAGGTCTCCACGTTGTACGCCGGGCCCGTGCGGCCGCCGCGAGCGGTCGCGACGATGGCCTTGGTCAGGCCGCGCTCGGTGCCACAGTCCTCCTCGCGGATGATGACGTCCTGGGACACGTCGACCAGACGACGGGTCAGGTAACCCGAGTCGGCCGTGCGGAGCGCCGTGTCCGCCTGGCCCTTGCGGCCACCGTGCGTCGAGATGAAGTACTCCAGGACGGAGAGGCCCTCACGGAAGTTCGACTTGATCGGCCGGGCGATGATCTCGCCCTTCGGGTTGGCCACCAGGCCACGCATGGCGGCGATCTGGCGCATCTGGGTCATGTTCCCTCGGGCGCCGGAGTTCACCATCATGAAGATCGGGTTGTCGGTGGTGAAGTTCTCCTCCATCGCCGCGGTCAGCTCGGCGGTGGCGTCGGTCCACAGCTGGACGAGCTCC
Proteins encoded:
- the rpsL gene encoding 30S ribosomal protein S12, which encodes MPTIQQLVRKGRTDKKSSSNTPALKGSPQRRGVCTRVYTTTPKKPNSALRKVARVRLSSGIEVTAYIPGVGHNLQEHSMVLVRGGRVKDLPGVRYKIVRGSLDTQGVKNRKQARSRYGAKKEK
- the fusA gene encoding elongation factor G, which encodes MAIDIKTNLAKVRNIGIMAHIDAGKTTTTERILYYTGINYKIGETHEGSATMDWMEQEQERGITITSAATTCFWHDHQINIIDTPGHVDFTVEVERSLRVLDGAVTVFDGVAGVEPQSQTVWRQANKYGVPRICYVNKLDRTGASFDFVVKTIRERLNATAAVIQLPVGSEANFQGVIDLVGMRALMWRGETKIGEDYTVEEIPADMVDRAQEAREELIQVLADNDDDFAETWLLAEDSGEEIDVPTIKAAIRRGVLASKFTAVVCGTSFKNKGVQPMLDAVIDYLPSPLDIPAIDGFKPGDETVKLERQPSNEEPLSLLAFKIAADPHLGRLTYVRIYSGTLKSGMQVLNATKGKKERIGKIYQMHANKREEIDEIGAGMICAVMGLKDTTTGETLCDPAAPIILESMEFPNPVIEQAIEPKTKSDQEKLSMAIQRLAEEDPTFRVHTDEETGQTIIAGMGELHLEVLIDRMRREFKVEANIGKPQVAYRETLRRPVEKVEYTHKKQSGGSGQYGKVIISLEPQEAGAGYEFVNAVTGGRIPREYIPAVDQGIQEAMAFGPLGGYPVEDIKVTLLDGAYHDVDSSELAFKIAGSMVFKEAARKADPALLEPLMAVEVTTPDDYLGTVIGDLNSRRGAVQGMEEAHGNQIVRALVPLSEMFGYVGDLRSKTSGQASYAMEFHSYGETPKSVADEIIEKGRGGSNE
- a CDS encoding flavin reductase family protein; translated protein: MTIHSSHPFATPPEQRDAARRLRGRLVAPVTLWASGTGPARVGLTVSSVLVALGEPARMLGLVDPDSDLALGLGETFAVTLLAEGDHGLAEAFAGLAPAPGGLFRLAAFDDTAWGPVLAGRSWVGVRLESTRELGWSTEVVGVLEHVELTEQAPLVHQQGRYRGL
- the rpsG gene encoding 30S ribosomal protein S7 — translated: MPRKGPAPKRPIVVDPVYGSPLVSQLVSKILLQGKKTTAQNIVYGALEGTRAKTGVDPVQTLKKALDNIRPAVEVKSRRVGGATYQVPVEVKPARATTLAMRWLVSYSRQRREKTMTERLMNELLDASNGLGASVKKREDTHKMAEANRAFAHYRW
- the tuf gene encoding elongation factor Tu, giving the protein MAKAKFERTKPHCNIGTIGHVDHGKTTLTAAITKVLHDRYPELNAVSAFDQIDKAPEERQRGITISISHVEYQTEKRHYAHVDCPGHADYVKNMITGAAQMDGAILVVAATDGPMAQTREHILLARQVGVPAIVVALNKCDMVDDEELIELVEMEMRELLSAQEFDGDNLPIVRVAAFPAMNGDEKWADSIVELMDAVDEYIPQPERDTDKPFLMPVEDVFTITGRGTVVTGRIERGIVRTGETVDIIGIRETKQTSTITGVEMFRKILDEGRAGENVGLLLRGTKKDDVERGMVVCKPGSVTPHTDFEAQVYVLNKEEGGRHKPFFSNYSPQFYFRTTDVTGVVQLPEGTEMVMPGDNTSMTVHLNKPIAMEEALKFAIREGGRTVGAGNVTKILK